The Fibrobacter sp. UWR4 genome has a window encoding:
- a CDS encoding DUF971 domain-containing protein: MLQPKKFFRTPDGKLGVEWNDGTRGACSVRDLRCACPCALCVDEHTGVKTLDDSTVSNDIKLVKVQSVGRYAATLSFSDGHSSGIYPYDKLKDLTDLG, from the coding sequence ATGTTACAGCCTAAGAAATTCTTTAGAACTCCTGATGGTAAGCTAGGCGTGGAATGGAATGATGGCACCCGGGGGGCTTGCTCAGTCCGTGATCTGCGTTGCGCATGCCCTTGCGCCTTGTGCGTAGATGAACATACGGGGGTGAAAACTCTTGACGATTCTACGGTATCCAACGATATCAAACTTGTAAAGGTGCAGTCCGTAGGTCGTTATGCCGCGACTTTGTCCTTCAGTGATGGTCATAGTTCGGGAATATACCCTTACGATAAACTAAAAGATTTGACGGATTTAGGATAA
- a CDS encoding Mrp/NBP35 family ATP-binding protein: MQLNEQTILKALCAVQDPDLHKNIVELDFVQNLKIDGDKVSFDLRLTTPTCPIRDQFKDQCIAIVKSLGASEVNVTFTAKEGGSATGNSAAKAPQDSHIGEVAHVVAVASGKGGVGKSTVTANLAMALSLSGARVGILDADIYGPSMGLMFGIDKAPEVFDDNTIAPVEAKGGVSIVSMCMFADSDKATIWRGPMVSQMIQHFIHHVRWGKLDYLLVDFPPGTGDIQLTLTQNCPMSGAVVVTTPQEVALADCRKGIAMFDNVGVPVIGVVENMSYFICDQCEKHHYIFRQGGGESIAKKWGVPLIGKVPLEPAVADCGDAGTPAVLKYPNSESAKVFMQVADSMVRTISVFDHENADTLKSYNYEFDQLPVENV; the protein is encoded by the coding sequence ATGCAACTAAACGAACAGACCATTTTGAAAGCGCTCTGCGCCGTGCAGGATCCTGACCTTCACAAGAACATTGTGGAACTGGACTTCGTGCAGAATCTGAAAATTGATGGGGATAAGGTCAGTTTTGACCTTCGCCTTACGACTCCGACTTGTCCAATCCGAGATCAGTTCAAGGACCAGTGCATTGCTATTGTAAAAAGCCTGGGCGCAAGTGAAGTGAACGTGACCTTTACGGCAAAGGAAGGTGGTTCTGCTACTGGTAATTCCGCTGCCAAGGCTCCCCAGGATTCCCATATTGGCGAGGTTGCCCATGTGGTGGCTGTGGCGAGCGGTAAGGGTGGTGTAGGTAAGTCGACCGTTACTGCAAACCTGGCCATGGCATTGAGCTTGTCCGGTGCTCGCGTGGGTATTCTGGATGCGGACATTTATGGCCCCAGCATGGGCCTTATGTTTGGTATTGACAAGGCTCCGGAAGTCTTTGATGACAATACCATTGCTCCTGTGGAAGCCAAGGGGGGAGTAAGCATTGTGTCCATGTGCATGTTTGCCGATTCCGACAAGGCGACCATTTGGCGAGGCCCTATGGTAAGCCAGATGATTCAGCATTTTATTCATCATGTACGTTGGGGAAAGCTGGACTACCTTCTGGTGGACTTTCCTCCAGGAACAGGCGACATTCAGTTGACCTTGACTCAGAACTGCCCTATGTCCGGTGCAGTTGTGGTGACCACTCCTCAGGAAGTTGCCCTTGCAGACTGCCGTAAGGGCATTGCCATGTTCGATAACGTGGGTGTCCCTGTGATTGGCGTCGTGGAAAATATGAGTTACTTTATCTGTGACCAGTGCGAAAAGCACCACTATATTTTCCGTCAGGGTGGCGGCGAGTCTATTGCCAAGAAGTGGGGCGTGCCCCTGATTGGCAAGGTCCCTCTGGAACCCGCTGTTGCTGATTGTGGCGATGCTGGTACTCCCGCTGTACTCAAATATCCCAACTCTGAATCTGCTAAGGTTTTCATGCAGGTTGCGGATTCCATGGTCCGCACGATTTCCGTGTTTGATCACGAAAATGCGGATACCTTGAAGAGTTACAATTACGAATTTGACCAGTTGCCGGTAGAAAACGTCTAA
- a CDS encoding ATP-binding cassette domain-containing protein gives MEFKRFEALIEKFPQVQIFSTEGEDLDRVITHFLNQQTGVSTMSEAIQRKIQQALAPFFQQRFISLGDSEAPLVRNLLLDKKFFLQTDRYIDDMAWPETDPAKLEEALRIADLVEGILDRKLLSLSNGELRRVLLARMWMESPEWIYFNDLFGGLDPEYRAHLAGCVADLARSRGAGLKIAVRLAREDELLPEIPAFVYADKTFTQYEGKLPEVAAQPKFTKKELKDYEIVRLDHADVEQCQHDDREVLFDLKNVNVRFGDTDVLKNLNWTVRKGEHWAVMGENGAGKSTLLGMLTADHPQIYNNDITLLGERPGHGLNIWDHKAKLGFFSPELALQYREDLTLLEVLCTGFTPNLCKAANPTWEEKSKAREWLNYLGFEDVNQNVRTLSPIDKRLVLMARAAIRPPKVLLLDEPSQGLKGEYREKIFHLLQLLSTETTIILVSHYEEEWPPCMTHLLRMPKFSLN, from the coding sequence ATGGAATTTAAACGTTTTGAGGCTTTGATCGAGAAGTTCCCGCAGGTGCAGATTTTTAGCACCGAGGGCGAGGATCTTGACCGAGTCATTACTCATTTCTTGAATCAGCAGACGGGTGTCTCCACCATGTCGGAGGCTATCCAGCGCAAAATCCAGCAGGCTCTGGCTCCGTTCTTCCAGCAGCGTTTCATTAGTCTTGGTGATTCCGAAGCGCCCTTGGTTCGTAACCTGCTTTTGGATAAGAAGTTTTTCTTGCAGACGGACCGATATATCGATGATATGGCCTGGCCTGAAACAGATCCTGCCAAGCTAGAAGAGGCTTTGAGAATTGCGGATCTGGTGGAAGGTATTCTGGACCGTAAGTTGTTGAGCCTTTCCAATGGTGAACTGCGTCGAGTTCTGTTGGCTCGTATGTGGATGGAATCTCCGGAATGGATTTATTTTAATGATCTGTTTGGTGGTCTTGATCCTGAATATCGCGCTCATCTGGCTGGTTGCGTGGCAGATTTGGCTCGTAGTCGCGGCGCTGGCTTGAAGATTGCAGTGCGCCTTGCTCGTGAAGATGAGCTATTGCCGGAAATTCCTGCCTTTGTTTATGCGGATAAGACTTTTACCCAGTACGAAGGTAAGTTGCCAGAAGTTGCTGCTCAGCCGAAGTTCACCAAGAAAGAACTGAAGGATTACGAGATTGTCCGGTTAGACCATGCCGATGTTGAACAGTGTCAGCATGACGATCGCGAAGTTCTGTTTGACTTGAAGAACGTCAATGTTCGTTTTGGCGATACCGATGTTCTCAAGAACTTGAATTGGACAGTCCGTAAGGGGGAACACTGGGCTGTGATGGGTGAGAATGGTGCCGGTAAGAGTACCCTGTTGGGCATGCTCACGGCTGACCATCCCCAGATTTATAACAACGATATTACCCTTCTGGGAGAGCGCCCGGGCCATGGTCTTAATATTTGGGACCATAAGGCAAAGCTTGGTTTCTTCTCTCCGGAACTGGCGTTGCAGTACCGTGAGGATTTGACCCTTCTAGAAGTTCTTTGCACCGGGTTTACGCCGAATCTCTGCAAGGCCGCCAATCCGACTTGGGAGGAAAAGTCCAAGGCTCGGGAATGGTTGAATTATCTGGGTTTTGAAGATGTGAACCAGAATGTTCGCACCTTGTCACCTATTGACAAACGCCTTGTTTTGATGGCTCGTGCTGCAATTCGCCCGCCCAAGGTTTTATTACTGGACGAACCTTCCCAAGGTCTAAAGGGGGAATATAGGGAAAAGATTTTCCACTTGTTGCAGCTCCTGTCTACAGAAACAACTATTATTTTGGTAAGTCATTACGAAGAAGAATGGCCTCCTTGCATGACTCACTTGCTTCGCATGCCGAAATTTTCACTTAACTAG
- a CDS encoding FISUMP domain-containing protein, which produces MKKQDSLLVLSATLLAAFSLVGCGDEKSADPNDNEGKDVIANSFDELPVCSASRECSVGYVKGEKMEYTCVDRKWLNEQELMVSGSCQKRPENGEDEAKNPVFTAEDYLNSEIEYGTMIDPRDSSVYKTVKIGDKVWMAQNLDYRGEGVVSYRGYQDFYPVHGTHYFAQYAKVACPEGWRLPSYGEFEKLISSVDSSFVNGNTEDSVAVSEIGGKALKSPLGWTLNGGSNESGFSAVGSGYVTKDAKYGMAIVSTPGESACFWSSSGYGVESWSYGTLSGTNYNMFALCLTKDDESVTLKKRNEALSVRCLKDE; this is translated from the coding sequence ATGAAAAAACAAGATTCTTTATTGGTCCTTTCCGCTACATTGCTTGCCGCATTTTCTCTTGTTGGCTGTGGCGATGAAAAGTCTGCAGATCCCAACGATAACGAAGGCAAGGACGTGATTGCAAATAGCTTTGATGAACTGCCTGTGTGTAGCGCGTCCCGTGAATGCTCTGTGGGATATGTAAAAGGTGAGAAGATGGAGTACACTTGTGTCGATCGCAAGTGGTTAAATGAACAGGAACTTATGGTTTCCGGTAGCTGTCAGAAACGTCCAGAAAATGGTGAAGACGAAGCTAAGAATCCTGTATTTACTGCTGAAGATTATCTGAATTCTGAAATTGAATATGGAACCATGATTGATCCTCGCGATAGCAGTGTCTATAAAACGGTGAAGATTGGTGACAAGGTTTGGATGGCACAGAATTTGGATTACCGCGGAGAAGGCGTGGTTTCCTACCGTGGCTACCAGGATTTTTATCCTGTACATGGAACGCATTATTTTGCGCAATATGCCAAGGTCGCTTGCCCCGAAGGATGGCGCCTGCCTAGTTACGGTGAATTTGAAAAATTGATTTCTTCTGTTGATTCCTCGTTCGTAAATGGGAATACCGAAGATTCTGTGGCCGTATCCGAAATCGGAGGGAAGGCGTTGAAGTCTCCCCTTGGATGGACGTTGAATGGTGGCAGTAATGAATCTGGTTTTTCAGCAGTCGGATCTGGTTACGTTACCAAGGATGCGAAGTATGGCATGGCGATTGTATCTACTCCAGGCGAGTCTGCTTGCTTCTGGTCTTCTTCCGGCTATGGTGTAGAATCTTGGTCTTATGGAACGCTTTCTGGAACGAATTACAACATGTTCGCCCTTTGCCTGACGAAGGATGATGAATCCGTTACTCTGAAAAAACGCAATGAGGCTTTGTCTGTTCGTTGTCTAAAGGATGAATGA
- a CDS encoding esterase: protein MKRLDFASMGLALALSATAANAFILTGSVSDAKGKAVKGASVKLLNNNLSTTTDGVGAFTLRDKPMGSGVDGIRSLSLPGFVGVNDGVLSFAQSSSGPVKVQVFDALGNNVVTKSFYGSGEVDLRGYVKAEGSYFAKVQMGSAMQNVQFSARGTYGANYGVPTVKSLKKDGAGDDLQVIAEGFDTLNVKLANLDTNVELTLQRAVGAEEQFDFGWAKGNAPVPTRGCGKTWPRVKSGSYDFQWSKGKRTIRIDIPDNYDNNKPYRLVFGMHCMGGWAGGVQQEGYYGMKPLDTEKTTIFVAPEGNGNQAPWAQDDYILFDELLADLQSNLCIDSSRVFSAGFSYGSMFTNGLSRDHQHVLRGVAAYETAEINIYVPPHSGKSIAWMGVLGLQDDLCRPDLGRAARNTALKHNGPNFTDASGEQAEEYKGSGPHLCYDYKTVDERFPVKWCTQNGGHIWDHKDPGQTKSWVPQTTWEFFTQF from the coding sequence ATGAAGCGTTTGGATTTTGCTTCAATGGGTCTCGCCTTGGCTCTTTCTGCGACTGCAGCCAATGCGTTTATTTTGACGGGCTCCGTTTCCGATGCCAAGGGTAAGGCGGTTAAGGGGGCTTCCGTTAAACTTTTGAATAATAATCTTTCCACGACTACAGATGGCGTAGGGGCATTTACTCTTCGTGATAAGCCTATGGGTAGTGGCGTCGATGGGATCCGTTCCCTTTCGTTGCCTGGTTTTGTGGGGGTGAACGACGGCGTTCTTTCTTTTGCTCAGAGTAGTTCTGGCCCTGTGAAAGTCCAGGTTTTTGACGCTCTTGGCAATAATGTCGTGACTAAGTCCTTCTACGGTTCTGGCGAAGTGGATCTTCGCGGTTATGTGAAGGCTGAAGGTTCCTATTTTGCTAAGGTCCAGATGGGTTCTGCCATGCAGAATGTACAGTTTTCCGCTCGCGGTACCTATGGTGCAAATTATGGCGTTCCGACGGTTAAGAGCTTGAAGAAGGATGGCGCTGGAGACGATTTGCAGGTTATTGCAGAAGGTTTCGATACTTTGAATGTAAAACTCGCCAATCTGGACACCAATGTGGAACTTACCTTGCAGAGGGCTGTCGGCGCTGAAGAACAGTTTGACTTTGGTTGGGCAAAGGGTAATGCGCCCGTACCTACCCGAGGTTGCGGCAAGACGTGGCCCCGCGTGAAGTCTGGCAGCTATGATTTCCAGTGGAGCAAGGGTAAGCGAACCATCAGAATCGACATTCCCGACAACTATGACAACAACAAGCCTTACCGCCTTGTGTTCGGTATGCACTGCATGGGTGGCTGGGCAGGTGGCGTTCAGCAGGAAGGCTACTATGGCATGAAGCCTCTGGATACGGAAAAGACCACCATCTTTGTGGCTCCCGAAGGAAACGGCAATCAGGCTCCCTGGGCCCAGGATGACTACATTCTCTTCGATGAACTTTTGGCTGATCTCCAGAGCAATCTCTGCATTGACTCTTCCCGCGTGTTCTCCGCCGGCTTCAGCTATGGCTCTATGTTCACCAACGGCCTTTCCCGCGACCATCAGCATGTGCTTCGTGGTGTAGCAGCTTACGAAACGGCTGAAATCAACATCTATGTTCCGCCTCATTCCGGTAAGTCCATTGCCTGGATGGGTGTGCTTGGCCTGCAGGACGACCTGTGCCGTCCGGACCTTGGTCGTGCAGCCCGTAATACAGCCTTAAAGCACAATGGCCCTAACTTTACGGATGCTAGTGGCGAACAGGCCGAAGAATACAAGGGTTCCGGCCCCCATCTCTGCTATGACTACAAGACTGTGGATGAACGCTTCCCGGTAAAGTGGTGTACTCAGAACGGCGGCCATATCTGGGATCATAAGGACCCGGGTCAGACTAAGTCCTGGGTTCCCCAGACTACTTGGGAATTCTTCACCCAGTTCTAA
- a CDS encoding CofH family radical SAM protein codes for MNDLLQKAIDGANSDRPEFRLTPAEGLKLLTETPWTEVVEAANKVRHIRLPGNKVGYTAFRIVNYTNVCEVTCSFCSFCRPEKSPEAYVLSLDEIRQKTIEAKARGADHIFLQGGVNRNIPLSYYTDVLQMLTQEMKVRVRGFSPVELVRIAETNKISLDELLDILKQAGLSSVPGAGAEILSDRMRQFLSPKKLPAQQWCDTLAACHKKGLPGSANIVFGSMETPEEIIQHLEFVRKTQDIAHGFNSFVVWTFQPQTDKFPIRHVRGDEYLKLLALSRLYLDNIPHIEVSLLGMGLSLGELGLHSGADDINSIVIEENVLTNHGLTSIEQAEKFITDAGFTPYRRSLNFD; via the coding sequence ATGAACGATTTACTGCAAAAAGCAATTGATGGTGCAAATAGCGACCGTCCCGAATTCCGCCTCACCCCAGCCGAAGGTCTTAAACTTCTGACGGAAACTCCCTGGACCGAAGTAGTGGAAGCCGCCAACAAGGTACGCCATATCCGCCTTCCCGGCAACAAGGTAGGCTATACCGCTTTTCGCATCGTAAACTACACCAACGTCTGTGAAGTCACCTGCAGTTTCTGCAGTTTCTGCCGTCCGGAAAAAAGCCCAGAAGCATATGTCCTGAGCCTAGACGAAATCCGCCAAAAAACAATCGAGGCAAAAGCCAGGGGCGCCGACCACATTTTCCTCCAGGGCGGCGTAAACAGGAACATCCCTCTTTCCTATTATACAGACGTCCTTCAGATGCTGACGCAGGAAATGAAAGTCCGTGTTCGAGGATTCTCCCCGGTAGAGCTGGTAAGAATTGCCGAAACCAATAAAATCAGCCTGGATGAACTGCTCGACATTTTGAAACAGGCCGGACTAAGCTCTGTCCCTGGCGCAGGTGCAGAAATTCTCAGCGACCGCATGCGTCAATTCCTGAGTCCCAAGAAACTTCCCGCCCAGCAGTGGTGCGACACTTTGGCCGCATGCCATAAGAAAGGACTTCCCGGAAGCGCCAACATCGTGTTCGGCAGTATGGAAACTCCGGAAGAAATCATCCAGCATCTTGAATTTGTTCGTAAAACCCAGGATATCGCCCACGGCTTCAATAGTTTCGTAGTCTGGACCTTCCAGCCTCAAACAGACAAGTTTCCCATCCGTCACGTCCGTGGGGATGAATACCTGAAACTGTTGGCACTGTCCCGCCTCTATCTGGACAACATCCCCCACATTGAAGTTTCCCTGCTGGGAATGGGCCTATCCCTAGGGGAATTGGGGCTCCACTCCGGTGCTGATGACATCAACAGTATCGTCATCGAGGAAAACGTTCTAACCAATCACGGTCTTACCTCCATCGAACAGGCGGAAAAATTCATTACGGACGCTGGATTTACCCCCTACCGCCGTAGTCTAAATTTCGACTAG
- a CDS encoding BatD family protein has translation MKKLMTACMALAAMTFARPSLQFDRERIEMGNTFGLQLIFPMQDLPENREAPQFEAQNGFSLVKLDSADQVIRQQVDPFEDFFGGGRSRGSYKARVYTFTLKAPKKTGRINSGTIFMNINGQKVNVTGEIPVSLQRSYNDDALVVSLKPNKTTIYEGEQIYLSLNFHTYEHFAGNLQATDMSTGNDFIVHRNELSSIEWNAVEGSPRERQASAKFAWLSPTKSGNLQIPPFKFKYTKVGEPKIVEEKKQMGGMSFSSRTVKQEPVDTETASQPIKITVKPLPTEGKPADFSGMVGSYSFSANVDKSNLKVGEALTLTITMKGDGTPGTITDPKLPDFSDFRAVPPENDINKKISGQKVITTKTTRIFLYPKKKGEFTIPAISYSWFNPTKKKYETTTEGPWNIEVEKGEAPAADAIFQPQVAANPAGGPPTVQKKEIEALGSDIRFIHSIKGAADSSKAPYKEIWYWIAFLAAIPAYFAVVFTVRSKRKRNSDTALVRKSHANKQLKLRFAKAKEALSKGDAKALYAALENGLVDYLSDLTNQEYKGMTRDQMKADLQSRGVKEETIASIDSWLEKCAFARFAPVNPSANEQKQMLEDVEKLCEGLKV, from the coding sequence ATGAAAAAATTGATGACAGCTTGTATGGCTCTTGCAGCCATGACTTTTGCCCGTCCGTCCCTGCAATTTGACAGGGAACGTATTGAGATGGGCAATACATTTGGATTACAGCTTATTTTTCCCATGCAGGACCTTCCTGAAAACAGGGAGGCTCCCCAGTTCGAAGCCCAGAATGGATTCTCCCTAGTAAAACTGGACAGTGCTGACCAAGTCATCCGCCAGCAGGTCGACCCCTTTGAAGACTTCTTCGGTGGTGGACGTAGCCGTGGTAGCTACAAGGCCCGTGTTTACACGTTCACCCTTAAGGCACCGAAAAAAACGGGACGAATCAATTCCGGCACCATTTTCATGAACATCAACGGACAGAAGGTGAATGTCACCGGGGAAATTCCCGTTAGCCTTCAGCGTTCCTATAACGATGACGCGCTCGTGGTCTCCCTGAAGCCCAACAAGACTACCATCTACGAAGGGGAACAGATTTACCTGAGTCTGAATTTCCACACTTACGAACACTTCGCAGGAAATCTCCAGGCTACGGACATGAGCACCGGTAACGACTTTATCGTTCACCGCAATGAGTTGAGTTCCATTGAATGGAATGCCGTGGAAGGTTCCCCCCGCGAACGTCAGGCTAGCGCAAAGTTCGCATGGCTCAGCCCCACTAAGAGTGGCAATCTTCAAATTCCACCCTTCAAGTTCAAGTACACCAAGGTCGGCGAACCCAAGATTGTGGAAGAAAAAAAGCAGATGGGCGGCATGTCCTTCTCCAGCCGCACCGTCAAGCAGGAACCTGTAGATACAGAAACAGCTTCCCAGCCTATCAAGATTACCGTAAAGCCCTTGCCTACCGAAGGCAAGCCTGCAGACTTTAGCGGCATGGTAGGTAGCTACAGTTTCTCTGCCAATGTGGACAAGTCCAATCTGAAGGTTGGCGAAGCCCTGACCCTGACCATTACGATGAAGGGTGATGGAACTCCGGGCACCATTACGGACCCCAAGCTTCCGGACTTCAGCGACTTCCGTGCGGTGCCTCCCGAAAACGACATTAACAAGAAGATTTCCGGACAGAAGGTCATTACGACCAAGACTACCAGAATCTTCCTCTATCCCAAGAAGAAGGGCGAATTCACCATTCCCGCCATTTCTTACAGCTGGTTTAACCCTACCAAGAAGAAATACGAAACAACAACCGAAGGTCCCTGGAACATTGAAGTCGAAAAGGGCGAAGCACCCGCCGCTGACGCAATCTTCCAGCCTCAAGTCGCCGCAAATCCTGCAGGCGGTCCTCCGACCGTACAGAAAAAGGAAATCGAAGCCCTGGGCTCCGACATCCGATTCATCCACTCCATCAAGGGCGCAGCAGACAGCAGCAAGGCGCCCTACAAGGAAATCTGGTACTGGATCGCATTCCTGGCAGCAATTCCCGCTTATTTCGCCGTAGTATTTACCGTACGCAGCAAGCGCAAACGTAATAGCGACACCGCACTCGTCCGCAAGAGCCACGCCAACAAGCAACTCAAGCTGCGTTTCGCCAAGGCCAAGGAAGCACTCTCCAAGGGTGACGCCAAGGCGTTGTACGCCGCCCTGGAAAACGGTCTTGTAGATTACCTCAGCGACCTTACCAACCAGGAATACAAGGGCATGACCCGCGACCAGATGAAGGCAGACTTGCAATCCAGAGGAGTCAAGGAAGAAACCATCGCATCAATTGACAGCTGGCTAGAAAAGTGCGCCTTTGCAAGATTTGCACCGGTCAACCCCTCCGCAAACGAACAGAAGCAGATGCTTGAAGATGTGGAAAAACTCTGCGAAGGTCTGAAGGTTTAA
- a CDS encoding tetratricopeptide repeat protein, translated as MKKMICMLITAVALMGSAAFAANESCPGISAGEKAYHNNDFERAIDEWRTCADNGTEDPDLFYNLGNAYFRNGKLGFAVYYYKSALRLRPNDPDILHNLGFATAMTKDKVEEDEEENPLLSGLFKAHHALALKTQMFILLGLFWCFVIFAIARRLTANEKTRNILVGSSFILVFIFCIVGASAGYKIFIAETETIGVVTAVDADVTSAPDHKSQTLNTLSEGTSFEVLSEQGQFLEIRLGERIKGFVHKKDVGVIR; from the coding sequence ATGAAAAAGATGATTTGCATGTTGATTACCGCAGTAGCCCTCATGGGTTCCGCAGCCTTTGCCGCAAACGAAAGCTGTCCGGGCATTTCTGCAGGCGAAAAAGCCTATCATAACAACGACTTCGAAAGAGCCATCGACGAATGGCGCACCTGTGCCGACAACGGTACGGAAGATCCCGACCTATTCTATAACCTGGGCAATGCCTACTTCCGAAACGGCAAGTTAGGATTCGCAGTCTATTACTACAAATCCGCCTTAAGACTTCGTCCTAACGATCCCGACATTCTGCACAACCTGGGATTCGCCACAGCCATGACTAAGGACAAGGTGGAAGAAGACGAAGAAGAAAATCCCCTTCTCTCCGGACTCTTCAAGGCACACCACGCACTGGCTCTCAAGACCCAGATGTTTATCCTGCTAGGACTCTTCTGGTGCTTCGTGATTTTCGCCATTGCAAGACGCCTTACCGCAAACGAAAAGACCCGAAACATCCTAGTGGGATCATCCTTCATTCTAGTCTTTATTTTCTGTATCGTAGGGGCTAGCGCCGGCTACAAGATCTTTATTGCCGAAACGGAAACCATCGGTGTTGTCACCGCCGTTGACGCAGATGTTACCAGCGCTCCCGACCACAAGTCACAAACGCTGAACACCCTTTCCGAAGGCACTTCCTTCGAAGTTCTTTCCGAACAAGGCCAGTTCCTTGAAATCAGACTTGGAGAGCGTATTAAAGGTTTTGTCCACAAAAAGGACGTAGGGGTTATCCGCTAG